The genomic window CCCACTACGACGCCGGCTGTCTCCTCTTCGGACGGGATGCGGAGACGTATCCCCGAGAGCCTCGCCTGGGTGGGGTCCGAGGGTGGTGAGGGAAGGGTGAGCGGAGCCCCGGTGGAGGGATGGAAGATGAATGGTCGGGATAGCGAGGTCCTCGCCCCGAAAGGGAGGCCGCTGTTGATCGTGATCCCCTGTCTGAGTATGGGGTCGTCGCACACGAGGTGCTCGGTGGTCACTCCGGATACGCCGAAGAAGGCGAGGCCCGTATCGGTGAGCCTTCCGGGGAGCGAGGGGGTGAGGAAACTCACCGCCTCGGCTTCGAATTCTCCTCCGATCTGGAGGAGTCCGTACTGGAGGATGTTCCTGAAGCTCACCTCGGAGAGCCGGATGCGGCTCTGGATGGCCAGGATCCCCACCGAGGTGGCCCCTACGCCCTGGGAGGGATCTCCACCCTGGATGATGAGATTCGAAAGGCGGACTTCCCCTGCGTTCTGGACGAGCAGGAGGGGTATGATACGGACCGGCGAGGTGTCGTCGTAGAGAATGGGGAGGGTCCCCTTCTCTCCTTCTATCGAGACCGAGGTGCGGATTGAAAAGGGGCCTCGATGTGTTCCCCCCGCGATAAGGATCCTGTCTCCGTCTCGGGCTCGATCCAGGGCCTCCTGAAGGGTGGGATAGTCCTCGGGCACCCGGATGTTCTCCGCGGTGATGGTGAAGCACTTGAAAAGGAGTGCCAGGAGAATGACCCTGCGATGGCTCAAAGGAACACCTGGATCTCAGAATAATGGAGATAGATAAAGAAAAACCTGCAGGAACAGCTCCTGCAGGAGTCGGGCTGGGCGGATTTGAACCGCCGACCCCAGGTCCCCCAGACCTGTACGCTAACCCCTGCGCTACAGCCCGATGTACGAGTACAAGATAGCATGGAGCGGGGGGTGTGTCAATTATGTATCCTCAGGAAGGGAGGGGCTCCCGGCCTTCTTGCTCCTCCGCTTTTTCCTCGGTGAGGACGTGGGCCTCTTCTCGATGTATTCGTCTATGGTGTTCATCGGAGGACGTTCTTCTTCTTGAATACGATACTCCACCAGCTCGAATTGGTCTTCCTTCACTTGGAACTGCCTCAGTATAGTGGAGAACTCGGTGTTGGGGGTGAGGAGTTCGTAGGCTTCCATGCGTCTCAGGAAGGTCTGGAGTATGCCGAAGGCCATCTTCCCCAGCGCCCTGGTCTCCTGGTTGCGATGGACCCGCTGGTCGAGGTCGGTTTGTCCGAAGACCTCGAGGCCGTAGATCCGATAGACGTCGATGAGGTGGGCGGTCTCAACTCCGTAGCCGATGGGGAAGGGTATCTGTTCCAACACCTCGCGGCGCACTGCATATTCACCCGATAGGGGCTGGATGATGGCGGTGAGTTCTGGAAAGAAGAGCGAGAAAAGGGGGCGCACCAGTATCTCGGTGACCCGCCCGCCGCCGGTGGGACGTATACCCTGGGAAAAGGCGAGGGGCCTGTCGTAGAAGGCCTTGATGTACTTGAGGGAAGGGTTGTAGATGAGTGGTCCCACCAGGCCGTAGACGAAGCGGGGATGGATGTTCTTTATGTC from Spirochaeta thermophila DSM 6192 includes these protein-coding regions:
- a CDS encoding glucosyl-3-phosphoglycerate synthase; protein product: MKLNLNAWIREHTFHHSQFADLAALVQEKERQGLSISLCIPTLNEEKTIGKEVVIFKSELMHRYPLLDEIAVIDSGSTDKTREIAASFGADVYLSSEILPHLGERKGKGENLWKAIYQLKGDIIVYIDADIKNIHPRFVYGLVGPLIYNPSLKYIKAFYDRPLAFSQGIRPTGGGRVTEILVRPLFSLFFPELTAIIQPLSGEYAVRREVLEQIPFPIGYGVETAHLIDVYRIYGLEVFGQTDLDQRVHRNQETRALGKMAFGILQTFLRRMEAYELLTPNTEFSTILRQFQVKEDQFELVEYRIQEEERPPMNTIDEYIEKRPTSSPRKKRRSKKAGSPSLPEDT